The Scyliorhinus canicula chromosome 17, sScyCan1.1, whole genome shotgun sequence DNA window attgaagggtaatagatataggacagaggtcagaggtgggttttttacgcaaagagtggtgaggccgtggaatgccctacctgcaacagtagtgaactcgccaacattgagggcatttaaaagtttattggataagcatatggatgataagggcatagtgtaggttagatggcctttagtttttttccatgtcggtgcaacattgagggccgaagggcctgtactgcgctgtatcgttctatgttctatattacacACATGTTTAGTCTACCAAATACATAAATAGAAGTGACGAGCATGGTATTTGTAGATTAGCATGGGGCTTTACCTTCAAGAAAATTTCAAGGGTGCATTTTaggtacagcagagtgagaaaggATGGGGAGtttgtgggacggggatttaccgCTTTTGCGGAATGAGTGTAGaagaaatgttccagagaaactggaATTGTCGTTTTGAATTTCTATCCCATACTGACAGTGAGAACGTTTGTAAAATCTTTTTGCAGGATATTAGATTCCAAACCAGAAATGCACCCAGATCTGTCAGTCACTTGATTCATTGGGATCTGAATATCAACagctttgaatctagaaggacaaaTTTTTGTTCTCTCTGCTTAAAAAGGATTTAAATACATTGTGACTGAATAAACACCAAGGCACATCCCCGAGTGAGAGCGTTCCAGTGCACTGACTGGGACAAGGTCtttgttagaggtgaaaatattcacacgaaggcctgagtatcagtaaaaaagcagtttattatatcagaattctgggaggaAAGGCCTGAGACTCCGCAGCTTATTGACAGCACCTTTTCTCACTTGAGTTAAGgctcacacgggttaatatacagattcaaggggtggaattagttgtattctcatttacatcaACTATATTCGCATCACacttcattacatgcagtcaatcaattttcctagcatcccagttaccacatatatggttaaagtgggtgttgtcttacctgcccctaacttcatacagaagtcattcaaaactaacataatgATGTCCTGTCTGTAACTGGGGTCCTTGAtcttatcaaggacacatagcATTTCTTGTTCTGGGAAGCTGTTACCAGTGGCTGTTGAAATACTCCCTAGGTTCTCGtgaggtagtttacacagtttgtaacttatttttaaaggaaagtggccagttcagccattttgtgtctttagtattgctaaaataattaacagccattttgtgtcctttctgatattaacaagcattgtgtatacacgatctatttctacaaattgcgtcttctaaacaggcatctaagccaatgagtacctcttgtctcatcagaactattcaaaagtaatataggagcacaaatgtagggccacctataatttatatcatagtccagtatcacaaaaCGCCCTCCAACAGGCTTTATGCAGCCTGAAATCTTATTGCAGCAGGGAGAGACCATATACATGCTGTCCGTGGCGATGAGGTTTCAATTGATTATCCAtactggagagacacaaggccaACCGCACCATGGAGggaccatggaaatgtggggactgtgggaatggattcagttACCCATCCAAGCTGGGATGCCATTGACGCATTCACACATTGTTGTAGTAAAAAAACAAAGCATTGGTTCAGATTAAGTATGAAAGGATTAAAGAATAAAGGATAGAAAGCAAAACAACAGGAAAACAAGATGCGACTGGCACTTGGCAAAAAcaaatcaaaatggaggacagcgTTCATGgtgtgaagttgttgaactcaatgttgagtccataaGGGCTGTAAAGAGCCTGATCGGAGGACGAGGTGCTGTTCATCCAACTTGTGTTGGGCTTCTCCGGAACAATGCAGCAGGCCGAGGAAAGAAATGCGAGCATGGGAGCCGTTCTAATTATAATTGAATTATAATGACAAGAAACCGGAAGGCCAGGATCATGCTTGTGGGCTGAGTGGAAGTGTTCCACAAAGAGGTCAGAGTGCAATTAAATTAAACTTCAATTTCTTCTGTCTGATTTACATGATTTTGGAGATCAGTGTAACAAAagaaagcaccgagacacacccAAGTgaaagtgttccagtgaactgactgtggaaagagctttaaccagttacacagcctgaagaaacaccacaccattcacagtgaggagaaaccaTACACGTGTTCTGCGTGtgatccaacctggagagacacattggattggatttgtttattgtcacgtgtaccgaggtacagtgaaaagtatttttctgcaagcagctcaacagatcattcagtacatggaagaaaagggaattaaacaaaattcaagaaaatacatgagaatacataatagggcaacacaagatatacaatgtaactacataagcattggcatcggttgaagcatacagggtgtagtgttaatgaggtcagtcaataagagggtcatttaggagtctggtgacagtggggaagaagctgtttttgagtttgttcgtgcgtgttctcagacttctgaatctcctgcccgatggaagaagttggaagagtgagtaagccgggtggtagggatccttgattatgctgcccgcttttcccaggcagcgggaggtgtagatggaatcaatggatgggaggcaggttcgtgtgatggactgggcagtattcacgactctctgaagttctttgCGGTCCTCGGCCGAGCATGGACACTAGCAGAATGATCATGGTTCAGTTcttgatgtgattaacagcagaatccaacccctaatCTCATTTGTGAACTCGCTAGTGTTTCTCCTTCCCACACAGAGAACAATGACGGTGTCTCCTCAATGTGACATCACTGGTGTatccgcaggttggatgaatgactgaatcccttcccgcacacagagagcaggtgaacggctgcACTCCCGTGTGAATGTGCTGGTGTTTCGGCAGTTGGGAGGAGGATCctaactttaataataataatctttattgtcacaagtaggcttacattgacattgcaatgaggttactgcgaaaagtcccgagtcgccacattccggcgcctgttcgggtcacagagggagaattcagaatgtccaaattacctaatacctcgtctttcgggacttgtgggaggaaactagagcacccggaggaagcccacgcagacacggggaagaatgtgcagactccacacggacagtgacccagagccgggatcgaatctgggaccccggcgccgtgaggtaacagggctaacccactgagccaccgtgctgtcccaagaTACAGTAATGATTCTTGATGCTCCAAATTAGCAGAtccctaaccacccccaccccccacacacacacaatgaacaTTTGGTCACATGATACACGCAGCAAGGTAgaggttgaacctgggaccctggcgctgtgaagccacagtgctagccacgtgtgctaccgtgctgcccaagattaAGAATCTCGCTTAAAACGTCAGGAATGTTTGGAAAAAGAAAGCGAATGACGTGGAACGAGGAGCAGTAACGGCTAATCAAATCCCATGCCTCGGCCCACTTGGATTTAGTCAAGAGAATGCGTTTGGAATTTAAGGGAGGCGGAGCAGACTGGGAATGTCTATCGAGATTGGGGTTGCGCGATCAATGATCTGAACCCACCATGTCCGTTCCTGCGGTGGGAGCGGAGGGAAGGAGGAGCCGTCATACATACACTGACAATCTGCCGTCGAGTCTCTCACTACAGACCCTCTTTGGACCCTTGTTCCAGAACTCGGGTCCTGTTGATTACTGGTCCTGATCACAAATAGGTTAAAGTAAAAGTTGGAGGGGGGGGCACGAGAAGAGGGGCTTCAAAAGACATATACAAAACTGAAGGTACCCCAGCAagccaaaaaaaaaacccacagcACAGACTTAAAGACATGCcattgatgttttttttttaaattttagattacccaattattttttccaattaaggggcaatttagcgtggccaatccacctactctgcacatttttgagttgtgggggcgaaacccacgcagacacggggagaatgtgcaaactccacacagacagtgacccagagtcgggatcgaacctgggacctcagcgccgtgaggcggttgtgctaaccactaggccaccgtgctgccctttgccatTGATGTTTGATCCCAGTGATTTTCTTCTTCAGTGCATCCTTGGAACTGGCACAGagcatcttctgcccaatgggcgCTTTATCAGGACTCCAATGAACGAAGATCAGCTCTTCCTTTTTGGTCTCCTTTGTCTCGAAGGATGCATCATAGAGTACGTAGCAGCAATCCTCCGTCGGGAGCATGCCAATAAAGGCCCGCAGTGGGTcacaagcacctacgaagttcacagggggtgaatgtggtgaatgagattcacacggtattataagttaccaatgtgaCTCTGTTCATatgtatgtatcaatattgtaagtgcagttgcagtacctgaccaccagggggagtagctctgggagtactcgagagtttgtactgggctttcccccccccttggctccgcccagaactcctcccactggagctgctgtatCAAGacccgtgccacagagtcagccagccagttcaccgaaagttcaacggctaacaggctggctctgttgtaagtatattaaaaccgctattctaatcctacaagcacgtgtccgtagaattgatggttccatcagtcagCAACTGTTTTGTCCAGAATCTGTTCACCCATCTTATCTGCATTCAGAATGATCTTCTCCTTGCTGTCGTGGAGAAGACCGCCTTCTTCCTCAGCTTCACCTCCTCGTGGCTGCACGACTTTTGCACTCTCATCTCGTTGAAACAGTTGACCACCTCATCAGCCACTTTGATGCCATCCTGtagcctgattttttttttataatttttaaattttttcttctctctcttgttAAATTTTTCCGGGTCACCCGCTGAGGTAAAAAAAAACTTCTACCCCTGCTCGGCGGCAATAATTTTTTAAGATCCATGTCTCCtcttcccgccccctcccccctctctctctctcccgtcctCCTGGACACAGTGGCGCGAAGGAAAGAGAGTGCAACGAGACAATGCCACCGACCTTTATAAAAGCGCGCGCCGGCTACAAAAGTCTTCATTGCCAGTTTCTCTGGAAATATATTTGCCTCGGTTTCCTCAATCTGTCAGTCATCGTCCCACACACTTCCTCTATTCTCGGTCTCCTCTTAGTAAAACACACCCGCCCAATTCTTCGGAAGGATCCATGCTCAGTCGCCCTATTGTTTTGAAggacccatctcactgcttcctgtccaagACACCGAGACATATGTCAACTTGCTACCCATGTAATATGTAATTTGAAAACCTGTGTTAAAACAATACAGTTTAGTCCAAGGAATTgtgagaaccatagaattcctcgtgcagaaggaggccattcagcacaatgACCTCTAAAAGAGGACTCTACCGAGGCCTACTACCTGccatattcctgtaaccccaccaatcctacacatccttggacaagaagggacaatttagcacgaccaatccacctaccctgcacttttttggactgtgggaggaaacaggagcacccggaggaaacccatgctgaacatagaacatagagtgcagaaggaggctattcggcccatcgaatctgcaccgacccacttaagccctgacttccaccctttctctgtaatccaataacccctgctaacctttttggacacaatttagcatggccaatccacctaacctgcatgtctttggactgtgggaggaaaccagagcacccggaggaaacccacgcagacacagggagaacgtgcagactccgcacagagtgactgAGCGGgcaatcggacctgggaccctggcgctgtgaagccacagtgctagccacttgtgctgccctagtctcggggagaacgtacaaactccagacagatagtcacccaagtgaacccgggtctctggcgctgtgaggctgctgtgctaacctctgtgccaccgtgacatTGCTATTACATTAGTCAGGATCTAATTATATGAACAACATAGTTTCTGTTGTATTAATAATCAGCTGCCTGTTGCTTCAACAAATGGAAATTATTACAATTATCAGGATGCTAGTGCATTAATAATCAGGATTATTTCAATTAATAATCCATCTTCAAGcattaataattatttttttaaaataaatttagagtacccaattaattttttccaattaaggagaaatttagcgtggccaatccacctaccctgcacatctttgggttgtggggacgaaatgcttgcagacatggagagaatgtgcaaactccacacggacagtgacccagagctgggatcaaacctgggacctcggcgtcgtgaggctgcagggctaacccactgtgccaccgtgctgccctctcaggtATTAATAATTATTAATAATATCACGTTAGTAATCAGAGTTGCAAAGACATTGtaaaccccctctccctcaacagctgAGGCCCACACCCCATACCCACAACAACCCTCATATATTTTCACTCAGGAGTCAAACAAAGCCTCAGCTAATAAAAAGGGGTCACACGGGaaaggtttgggaagcactgactTAATCCAACCCCTTTCTATGATTTGAATGTACTTATCTCATTACTCATCACATCATTTAGTGtctccactctctctgtccctgttctGTCTCCCTGATAGAAGTTATTATTGTTCAAgttatagggcagcagggtagcatggtggttagcataaatgcttcacagctccagggtcccaggttcgattcccggctgggtcactgtctgtgcggagtctgcacatcctccccgtgtgtgcgtgggtttcctccgggtgctccggtttcctcccacagtccaaagatgtgcgggttaggtggattggccatgataaattgcccgtagtgtcctaaaatgtaaggttaaggggggcgttgttgggttacgggtatggggtggatacgtgggtttgagtagggtgattattgctcggcacaacattgagggctgaaaggcctgttctgtgctgtactgttctatgttctgtgttctgtgggtCTGGTCGTGGGtccttgtttttggtgttcagtcTTCAACCTGAAGCTGCCGGGAGCGGTGCTGTCAATCTGTGCAATCACTCCACTGCATGTTGTTGTGAAAGGAGTGAATCAGACTGAGCAGCTTTGGTACATTTTCTCCAAAATCCTGTGGAGTTTTGCCCTGCTGGCAGTGTCAAATTCTGTActgaaatttacaaaattcaagAGGAAATCCTGGAATTTGCTGCAGGAAATCCTGTTTCCTACGCTTCTCTTATAGTTGGGCATCGGTCTACTTCTGTTGGTGAGtacttttaaaaacttttactgcAATCAAACTAAAACCGGCATTAATGAATCATTTATCAAAGACAAAAGGTATTTGAATAAACAGGATAAATTGGTCTTTAACTATCTCAGACAATAAAAACAGGTTCCACAAAATCTCAGCATTTTGCCCCACAGCAGATTTGTCTTTAATTCCAGTTCCAGAGTCCCACAACTCTCTGTATTTCCCAGGGGgagaaagaaagtgttttactcacagatgttggacaga harbors:
- the LOC119951634 gene encoding LOW QUALITY PROTEIN: cofilin-2-like (The sequence of the model RefSeq protein was modified relative to this genomic sequence to represent the inferred CDS: inserted 1 base in 1 codon) gives rise to the protein MRVQKSCSHEEVKLRKKAVXLHDSKEKIILNADKMGEQILDKTVADGACDPLRAFIGMLPTEDCCYVLYDASFETKETKKEELIFVHWSPDKAPIGQKMLCASSKDALKKKITGIKHQCYLKPYSSFSPTNFQQLNEYTSCRIPDKTRSESHRAVDVPSKRKHPTSKSCVSTQAQE